In the Acidovorax sp. A79 genome, one interval contains:
- a CDS encoding type I restriction endonuclease subunit M, producing MTTAPESTSSLASPSPNVATIIYSNSAKFPLGQIVATPGALELLQEAGFSAAALVSRHVHGDWGDLCDEDRAENDFAVTRRMRILSCYRLVDAERLAATPRDKRSSLPTLWIITEADRSVTTLLRPDEY from the coding sequence ATGACCACTGCACCCGAATCCACATCTAGTTTGGCTTCGCCTTCACCAAACGTCGCCACCATCATCTACTCCAACAGTGCCAAGTTTCCGCTGGGCCAAATCGTCGCCACGCCCGGCGCTTTGGAACTGCTGCAAGAAGCTGGCTTTAGCGCGGCAGCCTTGGTCAGCCGTCACGTACATGGAGACTGGGGTGACCTGTGCGACGAAGACCGTGCAGAAAACGACTTCGCCGTCACCCGCCGTATGCGGATCCTGAGTTGCTATAGGCTGGTCGATGCGGAGCGACTGGCTGCAACGCCCAGAGACAAGCGTTCGTCACTTCCCACGCTCTGGATCATCACTGAAGCCGACCGCAGCGTCACTACGCTACTTCGTCCAGATGAGTATTGA
- a CDS encoding dienelactone hydrolase family protein: MKNLFGNALHLAFGAVLLSMATTSSWAASDDVIAVEKSQPPITVEFAPEKPHGWNIDRHLTRNGLNMFASNVPSFNGQGKLLSSWNPRFGKVGERPTFIIIHGGHGVSPGNIDTAIWAVKTLDANVMVLDSYWSRGRDENWKTWTQYGANMRTLDLIAAARFVKSEGADPKKTFVIGDSQGGWTVLRAFSNHNLSGEVKSLLAGGIALYPNCYAKESFWSGLPGGGAANTDIVPPLGDYVAPVHVFTGTADTATPTSQCNVDRALKGAYKWTSFEGATHAWDSPSGGVGQPGLDGKCSKALNVYNKFAICRNNQYTDMTRNEIVSFVERHTAK; the protein is encoded by the coding sequence ATGAAAAATCTATTTGGCAATGCTCTTCATCTGGCTTTTGGGGCTGTCCTGCTGAGCATGGCGACCACGTCTTCTTGGGCAGCATCGGACGATGTGATCGCCGTCGAAAAATCGCAGCCGCCAATTACCGTTGAGTTCGCGCCAGAAAAGCCGCACGGCTGGAACATCGACCGGCACCTCACCAGGAACGGTCTGAACATGTTTGCCTCCAACGTGCCGTCGTTTAATGGCCAGGGCAAGCTGCTTTCAAGTTGGAACCCACGCTTCGGCAAAGTCGGGGAGCGGCCCACGTTCATCATCATCCACGGTGGTCATGGTGTGAGTCCCGGCAACATCGACACCGCCATCTGGGCGGTCAAGACGCTCGATGCCAACGTCATGGTGTTGGATTCGTACTGGTCGCGTGGCCGGGACGAGAACTGGAAGACATGGACGCAGTACGGCGCGAACATGCGGACCCTCGATCTGATTGCTGCTGCACGTTTCGTCAAGTCAGAAGGCGCTGACCCCAAGAAGACGTTCGTGATCGGTGACAGCCAAGGTGGCTGGACTGTGTTGCGCGCGTTCTCCAATCACAACCTCAGCGGCGAAGTGAAGTCGTTGCTGGCCGGTGGTATCGCGCTGTACCCCAACTGTTACGCCAAAGAGTCATTCTGGAGCGGCTTGCCTGGTGGCGGAGCCGCGAACACAGATATTGTCCCACCGCTTGGTGACTACGTGGCGCCTGTGCATGTTTTCACTGGCACCGCTGACACAGCAACGCCGACTTCGCAGTGCAACGTTGACCGTGCGCTTAAAGGTGCGTACAAGTGGACCAGCTTTGAAGGTGCCACACACGCGTGGGACTCGCCAAGTGGTGGTGTTGGTCAACCTGGTTTAGACGGAAAGTGCAGCAAGGCGTTGAACGTCTACAACAAGTTCGCAATCTGTCGCAACAACCAGTACACCGATATGACGCGCAACGAGATAGTTTCTTTTGTGGAACGCCACACTGCCAAGTAG
- a CDS encoding helix-turn-helix transcriptional regulator produces the protein MTQLELAMSAEVERTRVSKLELGRVNASVLTLATICHVLNITLADLFGDIRLAHPPTTEGGPLRRANQAVLDKKPTAKRTKAPGKAAAK, from the coding sequence ATGACGCAGTTGGAATTGGCAATGAGTGCCGAGGTGGAGCGAACTCGGGTGTCCAAACTGGAGTTGGGCCGCGTGAATGCGAGCGTTTTGACGTTGGCCACCATCTGCCATGTGTTGAACATCACGCTGGCTGACCTGTTCGGTGACATTCGGCTGGCACATCCACCCACTACCGAGGGTGGGCCACTGCGTCGCGCTAATCAAGCGGTGCTCGACAAGAAGCCAACAGCCAAGCGCACCAAAGCGCCGGGTAAAGCTGCCGCCAAGTAG